One window of the Pseudofrankia sp. DC12 genome contains the following:
- a CDS encoding AMP-binding protein has product MSAPLAAASAAGPGLAAGWVRWPAAAADRYVAEGYWQGGSLGERLRGWAERYGAATALVAAPPSGPVRLSYADLDRAADDLAAGLAGIGVSGGDRVVVHLPNRVEFVTLLFALCRLGAIPVLTLPAHRRVEIEHLARLSGAVAYAIPDTHEGFDHRALAEEIVTAVPAVRHVLVAGAPGPFTGLDALAAAGAAARAGGPAQPQPPDPAGVAVLLISGGTTGKPKLIPRTHWDYGYNAEASARLCGLRAEDTYLVALPAAHNFPLACPGVLGALGVGATVVLAPSPSPETAFGLIARERVTVTALVPALARIWVDAAEWERPDTSSLRLLQVGGARLDAELARRIRPALGARVQQVFGMAEGLLNYTRLDEDDELAATTQGRPLAAADEIRVVDPDGADVAPGAVGELWTRGPYTVRGYYRAAEHNATAFSPDGFYRTGDLVRVTPSGNLVVEGRIKDVVNRGGENVSATELEEHLLAHPSIAQAAVIAAPDEQVGESVRAVIVPVPGAAPTLRAVKAYLRERGLARFMLPDLLTVLDALPLTPVGKIDKRELRRRLG; this is encoded by the coding sequence GTGAGCGCGCCGCTGGCCGCCGCGTCGGCCGCCGGCCCGGGCCTCGCGGCGGGCTGGGTCCGCTGGCCGGCCGCCGCCGCCGACCGCTACGTGGCGGAGGGCTACTGGCAGGGCGGCTCGCTGGGTGAGCGGCTGCGCGGCTGGGCCGAGCGGTACGGCGCCGCGACCGCCCTCGTCGCCGCGCCGCCGTCAGGGCCGGTCCGGCTCTCCTACGCCGACCTCGACCGGGCCGCCGATGACCTGGCGGCGGGGCTCGCCGGGATCGGCGTCAGCGGCGGCGACCGGGTCGTGGTCCACCTGCCCAACCGGGTCGAGTTCGTGACGCTGCTGTTCGCGCTGTGCCGGCTGGGCGCGATCCCGGTGCTGACACTTCCCGCGCACCGGCGGGTAGAGATCGAGCACCTGGCCCGGCTGTCCGGCGCCGTCGCCTACGCGATCCCGGACACGCACGAGGGCTTCGACCACCGGGCGCTGGCCGAGGAGATCGTCACCGCGGTCCCGGCCGTGCGCCACGTGCTGGTGGCCGGGGCTCCCGGCCCGTTCACCGGCCTCGACGCGCTGGCCGCGGCCGGCGCCGCCGCCCGGGCCGGCGGTCCGGCCCAGCCGCAGCCCCCCGACCCGGCCGGCGTCGCGGTGCTGCTCATCTCCGGCGGCACCACCGGCAAGCCCAAGCTGATCCCGCGCACCCACTGGGACTACGGCTACAACGCCGAGGCCAGCGCCCGGCTGTGCGGGCTGCGGGCCGAGGACACCTACCTGGTCGCGCTGCCCGCCGCGCACAACTTCCCGTTGGCGTGCCCGGGCGTCCTGGGGGCGCTCGGGGTCGGCGCGACCGTGGTCCTGGCTCCCTCGCCCAGCCCCGAGACCGCCTTCGGCCTGATCGCCAGGGAACGCGTGACGGTGACGGCCCTGGTGCCGGCGCTGGCACGGATCTGGGTCGACGCCGCCGAGTGGGAGCGGCCCGACACCTCCAGCCTGCGCCTGCTCCAGGTCGGGGGTGCCCGGCTGGACGCGGAGCTCGCCCGGCGCATCCGGCCGGCCCTGGGCGCCCGCGTCCAGCAGGTCTTCGGCATGGCCGAGGGCCTGCTGAACTACACCCGCCTCGACGAGGACGACGAGCTGGCCGCCACCACCCAGGGCCGGCCGCTCGCCGCCGCGGACGAGATCCGGGTCGTCGACCCCGACGGCGCCGACGTGGCGCCCGGCGCCGTCGGCGAGCTGTGGACCCGCGGCCCGTACACCGTGCGCGGCTACTACCGGGCCGCCGAGCACAACGCCACCGCCTTCAGCCCGGACGGCTTCTACCGGACCGGCGACCTCGTCCGCGTCACGCCGAGCGGCAACCTGGTCGTCGAGGGCCGCATCAAGGACGTGGTCAACCGCGGCGGCGAGAACGTCTCCGCGACCGAGCTCGAGGAGCATCTGCTCGCGCACCCGTCGATCGCCCAGGCCGCCGTCATCGCGGCCCCGGACGAGCAGGTCGGCGAGAGCGTCCGCGCGGTGATCGTCCCGGTCCCCGGGGCGGCGCCGACCCTCAGGGCGGTCAAGGCCTACCTGCGCGAGCGCGGGCTCGCCCGCTTCATGCTCCCCGACCTGCTCACGGTGCTCGACGCGCTGCCGCTGACCCCCGTCGGAAAGATCGACAAACGGGAGCTGCGGCGCCGCCTCGGCTAG